One Benincasa hispida cultivar B227 chromosome 5, ASM972705v1, whole genome shotgun sequence genomic window carries:
- the LOC120078214 gene encoding protein SAMBA isoform X1 yields the protein MNTSSPANSSISTTAVAGRCSTNAAMSLDDFRFPANLISVPERKDEAMTALKSNIMAALNKEVKSLDDDNWMFEGPRSRINLMSQQGANCHAIPYQVVISSKRQKRKEDNGSD from the exons ATGAACACCTCATCGCCAGCCAATTCTTCCATTTCCACCACGGCGGTGGCCGGAAGGTGTAGCACTAACGCCGCAATGTCACTTGACGATTTTCGCTTCCCCGCCAATTTAATTTCGGTTCCAGAGCGCAAGGACGAGGCCATGACCG CTCTTAAGTCTAATATAATGGCTGCACTAAACAAGGAGGTCAAATCCCTAGATGATGATAACTGGATGTTTGAAGGTCCTCGCTCCCGTATCAACCTTATGTCTCAACAAG GTGCTAATTGCCATGCAATTCCCTATCAGGTGGTCATTTCCTCAAAAAGACagaagagaaaagaagataATGGATCAGATTGA
- the LOC120078214 gene encoding protein SAMBA isoform X2: MNTSSPANSSISTTAVAGRCSTNAAMSLDDFRFPANLISVPERKDEAMTALKSNIMAALNKEVKSLDDDNWMFEGPRSRINLMSQQGGHFLKKTEEKRR, from the exons ATGAACACCTCATCGCCAGCCAATTCTTCCATTTCCACCACGGCGGTGGCCGGAAGGTGTAGCACTAACGCCGCAATGTCACTTGACGATTTTCGCTTCCCCGCCAATTTAATTTCGGTTCCAGAGCGCAAGGACGAGGCCATGACCG CTCTTAAGTCTAATATAATGGCTGCACTAAACAAGGAGGTCAAATCCCTAGATGATGATAACTGGATGTTTGAAGGTCCTCGCTCCCGTATCAACCTTATGTCTCAACAAG GTGGTCATTTCCTCAAAAAGACagaagagaaaagaagataA